CCATCGCCCACGACCAGATAGGTGTAGTTGTCGCGCTTATCGATTTTATTGCCCGTAGCAATGCCCATGGCGGTGGATACGCCCTGACCCAGTGAACCGGTAGTCATATCGACGCCCACAGTCTGATTCATATCGCAATGACTGGGCAGATGCGTGCCGTTTGCATTCAATGTTTTCAGCATATCCATGGGGAAATACCCCTTGAGAGCCAGCGTGGCATAAACAGCCGGACCGGCATGACCTTTGGAGCAAACCAAAAAGTCGCGATCCGCCCATTTGGGGTTTTTCGGATCGATGTTCATGACTTTGCCGTATAAGACCGCCAGCAGTTCCACCACCGACATGGAGCCACCGATGTGACCAAAGCCGAGGGTCATAAATTCTTTGAGCGCTTCCAGCCGAATTTCTGCGGCAAAGCAGTCGAGTTCTTTTCTAAGTTGATTATCCATGAGAGTTCCTTTTTGGGTGTAGGGCGGACTTCCTGTCCGCCATTTTTACCATTTCAATAGGTTGTGCTTCTTCAGATGCCTGGGCTTTGCGGATGGCGGACTGCAAGTCCGCCCTACGCTTTGGTCCAAGCCTTTTCCATGGCAGAAATAAGGGGGAGTTTTTTACCAGAGAGAAAACGCACCATAGCTCCGCCTGCGGTACAGATATAATTGATTTTTTCGAGATCGCAGTATTTTGTGGCTGCGGTGACGGAATCGCCTCCACCGATGACGGAATAGCCCGTCGCGTCGGCCATGGCTTCGAAGAGGTCTTTGGTTCCCTTTTCGAACGTGGGGTTTTCATATACACCGGAAGGGCCGTTGACAAAGATGGATTTTGCCTCCGCAAGAATCGCTTTGTACTTCTCAATGGTCTGAGTGCCGATATCCATATACATTTCATCTGCAGGTAGTTCTGCCACTGATATTTCACAGCGCTGACCGTCTTTGGCATAAGCCAGGTCAATAGGAAATTCGATTTTGCCGGGGTAGGCCTCCAGATATTTCTTTGCATCGGGAATGAAGTCATCCAGCGAGCGATCGGTGATGAATTTCATTTTTGTGGGGCCGATATCATAGCCCGCTGCCAGCAGGAATATCTCGCCTGTAACGCCCGTGGTCAGAATATGATCCGCCGTACCATTGGCCAGCACCTGATTCATCATGCCGAAGGCATCAGAAATCTTTGCACCGCCCAGCAGGAACACCAGCGGTTTTACCGGTGTGGAGAGAATATTGCTGAGAGCCGACACTTCCCTGAACATCAATTCACCTGCGGCCGTAGGCAGACATTCCTGAAAGGCCACCATGGACGGGCAGTTACGATGTGCCGCAGCAAAGGCATCGTTAATATATACGTCAAATAACGGTGCCAGACTGCGTACCAGATAGGTGCTCTGCATTTCCGGGGGGGTCAGTTTGACGGCATTTTCGAAAGTGGAAATTTCTTCGCAGAGATAGCGGACATTGCCCAGTAATACCAGTTCGCCGGGATTCAGTGCTTTCACTGCTTCCTGTGCTGCGGGTCCGCAGACATCGTCAATATAGGTGACAGTCCGTCCCAGCAGTGCGGACAGTTTTTCGGCATGTTCCGCCATCGGAATCAAATTCTGATAATCCAGCGTATCGCCCTGATGTGCGATGATGGCAATGCGAGCGTTCTGGTCGATCAGATACTGAAGAGTAGGCAGACTTTTGCGGATACGATTCTCATTGATAATGCGTTTTTCGGCATTGATCGGCGAATTGATATCCAGTCGCAGCAGGACGCGTTTACCTTGCAAATCCAGGTCCTGCATCGGTGTGATTTTTAATTGATCCATGGCAAGTTCCTTTTTAGAGGAGAGGGGATTAGGCTGTAGGTTTTTAGAGGGGATTAGGCTGTAGGTTTTTAGGCTGTAGGTAAGAGGGGAGGCGGCTTGTTGTAAAAAGCCCAAGGAGTTAGGGGGGAGTCGTTCATCGCTAGCCCACCTCGTTATCCCTCTTACCTGATCGTCTAAGGTCTTCCAACCTACAGCCTGATAGCCTACAGCCTAGTACCTTACTTCCAGCTGGGCAGACCCAGATTTTTGTTGGTTGCGCCAACACCGTCCATGCGTTCGGTCTGCATGCCCATCGCAGCGCGAATGGCGTCGATGGTTTCCGGAATGGTCACAGATTCCTGAGGAATGTGAATACCGAACATGATGTCACGACCGGATTTGACAATGGTGTCTTCCCATACGCAGATTTCATAGAGATCCCCGCGGGGGCGACCCAGATCACGGGCATAACGGAAGATGGATGCATTGCCCAGGAACCCTTCGTCAATGTTCACCACGCGAATACGATCATGCTTTTCAAAGGCAGTCCGCACTTCTTCAACGGTGGCGTCTTTTTTCGGAGTCGCTACGCAGGTGATGAAATGGCCGTGTGTCACTGGAGTATGAACCAGGATGCCCGTGGCATCGACGTGCGGCATGATGCTCATGAGGTCGAGGCACTGATGACTCGGTGCTTTGTCCACTTGCAGGGCATTGGTCAGACCGCGATGGTAATCACCGGGATCGGCAACGCGGCGAACGATGGTAATCGCCACTTTTTCCACGCCGAATTCACGATCCAGACAATCCACTGCACGAATCAGCCCTGTGGTATTGCAGGAGGTCAGTTTCAGGAAGTCTTTGTTGACGCCCTTTTCATAGTTGGCATAACCATGGAAGAAAACATCGGCCACGTTATTTTTTTCGCCGCCCTGGAAGACCGCTTTCAGTCCGTGTTTCTGATAGATTTCCTTGTTTTTCGCACCGATGCCGGCAGGGGTGGAATCCAGCGCAATGTCGACTTGTTTGAACAGATCTTCGGCCAGACCGGCGCAGGGAATGCCAGCGGCTTTGTATTTGTCAAAGGCGTCCTGTGTTGCCGCGTACAGTGTGTACGGCATGCCGCGTTCAGCCAGTGCCCGCATGCTTAAGGTGATGCCCGCATCCACGATGCCTGTTAATTCCATGTCTTCCTGCAGTGCGACGCCGTCAGCCAGACGCTGACCGATCACGCCGTATCCTACAACAGCTACTTTTACTCTACTCATTTGGGGTTCCCCTTGTTTTTTGATTACAGTTTTACAGGTAAGCCGGTGCGCGATGATTCGGCGGCGGCTTTGGCGATAACGACTGATTCCAATCCGTCTTTGGCATTGGCCGGAACGTCGGTGTCGTTTTGAATGGCGGATACGAAATCTTTGATTTCGTCCACGTAGGACTGCGTATAGCGATCCATAAAGAAATGTAGCGGTTTCTCAGAAACAACACCGTCTTTGGTGCTGATGACCGCAGTAGACGGCGAATCATTTTTGATTTCGACCGCACCCTTGGAGCCGAATACTTCGACGCGCTGGTCGTATCCGTATACTGCTTCGCGGCTGTTATTGATGGTGCCAATGGCTCCGTTGGCAAACTGAAGCACAACGACTGCACTGTCGATATCGCCCGCTTTGCCGATTTCAGGATTAATCAGTACCGCGCCTTTGGCATACACTTCCGTCACATCGGAACCTGCCAGAAAACGTGCCATATCAAAATCATGAATGGTCATGTCCAGGAACATGCCGCCAGAGACTTTGACATATTCTACAGGTGGTGCACCGGGATCGCGAGACGTGATATTGACAAACTGTACGTCGCCGATGGTTCCGTCGGTGATGGCTTTTTTGACGGCTTTGAAGTTGTGGTCAAAACGGCGATTGAATCCGATCTGGAACTTAACGCCTGCTTTTTTGACTGCGGCAATCGCTTTCTGGATGTTTTCCACATCTTGATCGATGGGCTTTTCGCAGAAAACGTGTTTTCCGGCTTCAGCGGCGGCAATGGTGTATTTTACGTGGGTATCCGTGGCGGTACAGATTAGCACGGCATCGATTTCAGGATCAGCAAATACGCTGTCGATGTCGGTGGTGAATGCAATGCCGTGGGCTTCGACCCATTCGGCTGCGCCGGCCCATGTATCGGCCATGATTTTCAGTTTTACGTCGGGCATGAAATTTAAAATGCTGCTGGCGTGGACTTTACCAATGCGTCCGCCGCCTAGAATGGCTAATGTCAGTTGTTTTGTCATGATGTTATCCTCAAATTCCTGCGGTTTCTTTAATATATTTTCTCGCTTTGATGGCGTATTCCAGAGAATTGGCTTTCGCCGGATCCTGCTCGGCTTCTACGACAAACCATCCTTTATACCCGGACTTAGCCAGTGATTCAAAGATCGGTTTGAAGTCGATGCATCCATCGCCGGGGACGGTGA
Above is a window of Spartobacteria bacterium DNA encoding:
- a CDS encoding transketolase, which translates into the protein MDNQLRKELDCFAAEIRLEALKEFMTLGFGHIGGSMSVVELLAVLYGKVMNIDPKNPKWADRDFLVCSKGHAGPAVYATLALKGYFPMDMLKTLNANGTHLPSHCDMNQTVGVDMTTGSLGQGVSTAMGIATGNKIDKRDNYTYLVVGDGELNEGQCWEGFMYAAHQKLDHLICFIDDNKKQLDGYTADINNPQCFVQKMSSFGFHAQKCDGADVGAIYEAIENAKQVKGKPSAIVLDTIKGQGVKFVEDTMANHSIKFGKAEMEAAEKAVVELETKIAALKA
- the iolG gene encoding inositol 2-dehydrogenase, which gives rise to MTKQLTLAILGGGRIGKVHASSILNFMPDVKLKIMADTWAGAAEWVEAHGIAFTTDIDSVFADPEIDAVLICTATDTHVKYTIAAAEAGKHVFCEKPIDQDVENIQKAIAAVKKAGVKFQIGFNRRFDHNFKAVKKAITDGTIGDVQFVNITSRDPGAPPVEYVKVSGGMFLDMTIHDFDMARFLAGSDVTEVYAKGAVLINPEIGKAGDIDSAVVVLQFANGAIGTINNSREAVYGYDQRVEVFGSKGAVEIKNDSPSTAVISTKDGVVSEKPLHFFMDRYTQSYVDEIKDFVSAIQNDTDVPANAKDGLESVVIAKAAAESSRTGLPVKL
- a CDS encoding type II glyceraldehyde-3-phosphate dehydrogenase, which encodes MSRVKVAVVGYGVIGQRLADGVALQEDMELTGIVDAGITLSMRALAERGMPYTLYAATQDAFDKYKAAGIPCAGLAEDLFKQVDIALDSTPAGIGAKNKEIYQKHGLKAVFQGGEKNNVADVFFHGYANYEKGVNKDFLKLTSCNTTGLIRAVDCLDREFGVEKVAITIVRRVADPGDYHRGLTNALQVDKAPSHQCLDLMSIMPHVDATGILVHTPVTHGHFITCVATPKKDATVEEVRTAFEKHDRIRVVNIDEGFLGNASIFRYARDLGRPRGDLYEICVWEDTIVKSGRDIMFGIHIPQESVTIPETIDAIRAAMGMQTERMDGVGATNKNLGLPSWK
- a CDS encoding phosphoglycerate kinase, which translates into the protein MDQLKITPMQDLDLQGKRVLLRLDINSPINAEKRIINENRIRKSLPTLQYLIDQNARIAIIAHQGDTLDYQNLIPMAEHAEKLSALLGRTVTYIDDVCGPAAQEAVKALNPGELVLLGNVRYLCEEISTFENAVKLTPPEMQSTYLVRSLAPLFDVYINDAFAAAHRNCPSMVAFQECLPTAAGELMFREVSALSNILSTPVKPLVFLLGGAKISDAFGMMNQVLANGTADHILTTGVTGEIFLLAAGYDIGPTKMKFITDRSLDDFIPDAKKYLEAYPGKIEFPIDLAYAKDGQRCEISVAELPADEMYMDIGTQTIEKYKAILAEAKSIFVNGPSGVYENPTFEKGTKDLFEAMADATGYSVIGGGDSVTAATKYCDLEKINYICTAGGAMVRFLSGKKLPLISAMEKAWTKA